In Candidatus Campbellbacteria bacterium, one DNA window encodes the following:
- a CDS encoding UvrD-helicase domain-containing protein has protein sequence MTQNAYKQALAKLNTAQRAAVETIEGPVVVVAGPGTGKTHVLTTRIAHILHETDSTPDSILALTFTEAGASAMQLRLYELIGKDAYKTQIATFHGFANQIIQEFPEYFPRIIGARQVDSLERLELIEKILTEGNFELLKPFGNELFYVKSISQVIQDIKREGYDPHKFENLIKEQSKDFGSIEDLYHSKGKNEGEMKGKYKVLERKIEKNFELLQVFREYERIKQEQKLFDYEDTILELLYALENEDDLLSALQERYLYILADEHQDSNRAQNKILDHISSFHENPNIFIVGDDKQAIYRFQGASLENFQYFFKPAPRSDYN, from the coding sequence ATGACCCAAAACGCATATAAACAAGCGTTAGCAAAGCTCAATACGGCGCAACGAGCGGCCGTAGAAACAATAGAAGGACCGGTAGTCGTAGTAGCTGGTCCGGGAACCGGAAAAACACATGTCTTAACAACACGCATAGCTCACATTTTGCACGAAACAGACTCTACGCCCGATTCAATATTGGCCTTGACTTTTACCGAAGCCGGAGCTAGCGCTATGCAACTTCGCTTGTATGAACTTATCGGCAAAGACGCGTACAAAACCCAAATTGCAACTTTTCATGGGTTCGCAAACCAAATTATCCAAGAATTTCCTGAGTACTTCCCGCGTATCATAGGAGCAAGACAGGTTGATTCCTTAGAACGACTCGAATTAATTGAAAAGATCCTCACAGAAGGCAATTTTGAGCTTCTAAAGCCCTTCGGAAACGAACTCTTCTATGTAAAAAGCATATCTCAGGTAATACAAGACATTAAAAGAGAAGGGTATGATCCTCATAAATTCGAAAACTTAATAAAAGAGCAGTCAAAAGATTTTGGATCGATCGAAGATCTTTATCATTCAAAAGGAAAAAATGAAGGTGAGATGAAAGGGAAATACAAAGTCCTTGAAAGAAAGATAGAGAAGAACTTTGAATTACTTCAAGTTTTTCGCGAGTATGAACGCATAAAGCAAGAACAAAAACTTTTTGATTACGAAGATACTATTCTTGAGTTACTGTACGCTTTGGAAAATGAAGATGATCTACTTTCAGCTCTTCAAGAGAGATATTTATATATACTTGCTGATGAACATCAAGATTCAAACCGCGCGCAAAACAAAATACTAGATCATATCTCGAGTTTTCATGAAAACCCCAATATTTTTATAGTAGGAGACGACAAACAGGCTATATACAGATTTCAAGGGGCATCACTCGAAAACTTTCAGTATTTCTTTAAACCGGCACCCCGAAGCGACTACAATTGA
- a CDS encoding sigma-70 family RNA polymerase sigma factor — MSTNKKTDKKTTKKTTSNKKVDEFEKKSNKLLKKGKERGFITFDEILKEFPNIEDNILDLEQLYEKLNTAGVDVLESSGILQLDEERDKKQAYARKPSAYDSIQMYLKEIGQYPLISAAEERELAKRIEAGDEDAKTLLARANLRLVVSIAKKYVGRSPDLTLLDLIQEGNLGLFKAVDKFDWEKGFKFSTYATWWIRQAITRALADQSRTIRIPVHMVETIAKYKQVVRRLSQDLGRDPMPEEISTEMGIDLDKIYTIIKIDQDTVSLESPVGDESDGKSTLGDFIPDETLLSPDYESSKRILSDQVNQILGDLTPKERKILEMRNGILDGVNHTLEEVGKEFGVTRERIRQIEAKAHEKIRQHEKSNRLKNY; from the coding sequence ATGAGTACAAACAAGAAAACCGACAAAAAAACAACAAAGAAAACTACATCCAATAAAAAAGTGGATGAATTCGAAAAGAAATCAAATAAACTTCTCAAAAAAGGAAAGGAGCGTGGTTTTATTACGTTTGATGAAATATTAAAAGAATTTCCAAATATTGAAGACAATATCTTAGATTTAGAGCAACTTTACGAAAAGTTGAACACAGCTGGGGTCGACGTTTTAGAAAGTTCAGGTATTTTGCAATTAGATGAAGAAAGAGACAAGAAACAAGCGTACGCTAGAAAGCCTTCAGCCTACGACTCCATTCAAATGTATCTAAAAGAGATCGGTCAATACCCCCTTATATCAGCAGCCGAAGAAAGAGAATTAGCCAAGCGTATCGAAGCCGGAGATGAAGATGCAAAAACCTTACTCGCGCGAGCAAACCTGCGTCTCGTGGTCTCGATCGCAAAAAAATATGTAGGTCGTAGTCCTGACCTGACCCTCCTCGATCTAATCCAAGAAGGCAATTTGGGTCTTTTCAAAGCCGTTGACAAATTTGACTGGGAGAAAGGGTTTAAGTTCTCTACTTATGCTACTTGGTGGATCAGACAAGCGATCACTAGAGCTCTTGCCGACCAGTCACGTACCATCAGGATCCCTGTGCATATGGTCGAAACCATAGCCAAATACAAACAAGTTGTTCGCCGCCTCAGCCAAGATCTTGGCCGTGATCCAATGCCGGAGGAGATCTCAACTGAAATGGGCATCGACTTGGACAAGATATACACAATAATCAAAATTGACCAAGACACCGTTTCCTTGGAGAGTCCGGTTGGAGATGAATCGGATGGAAAGTCTACCTTGGGAGATTTTATTCCTGACGAAACTCTTCTTTCACCTGACTATGAATCATCTAAGCGAATTCTCTCAGACCAGGTTAATCAAATACTCGGAGACCTAACTCCCAAAGAACGAAAAATACTTGAAATGCGGAACGGAATATTAGATGGAGTAAACCACACCCTAGAAGAAGTTGGTAAAGAGTTCGGTGTCACGCGAGAACGTATTAGGCAAATTGAAGCAAAAGCGCACGAAAAAATACGTCAACACGAAAAATCAAATCGCTTGAAAAATTATTAA